A DNA window from Maribellus comscasis contains the following coding sequences:
- a CDS encoding glycoside hydrolase family 88/105 protein: MKNQTKLIIIFVALFTFSNFTFSQKINDSNTPLHLLQPDYDTPYGKPEVEKIIEVLDRVYNYLNENTPIELIDKNSKVEITDFSKIDKNTIFQPGDFRLISYEWGVTYAGMLLATETSGAPKYAGYTTERLEFIAKLRPYFAELYKKNPEDRTALHSVLYPHALDDAGAMCAAMIKTQQAGLEADLDPMIKNYVDYIMNKQFRLEDGTLARNRPQPNTLWLDDLFMSIPALAQMGKYTGDSKYFDEAARQVLLFAKRMFNYEKGLFMHGWVQDMEEHPQFHWARANGWAVMTLVELLEVLPENHAEYPKILDLLQRHIRGLCNYQSGKGFWHQLIDRNDSYLETSATAIYTYSIARAINRGYVDAKVYGPKICLAWNAVTTQVNKQGQVEGTCVGTGMGFDPAFYYYRPVNVYAAHGYGPVLLAGAEMIQLVKTHKIEINDSAIMFYSEN; encoded by the coding sequence ATGAAAAATCAAACGAAACTGATTATTATTTTTGTTGCCCTTTTTACTTTTTCAAATTTTACGTTTTCTCAAAAGATTAATGACTCGAATACTCCGCTGCATTTGCTTCAGCCGGATTATGATACGCCTTACGGGAAACCTGAAGTGGAAAAAATAATTGAGGTTTTAGACCGTGTTTACAACTATCTGAATGAGAATACGCCAATAGAACTCATCGATAAAAATTCAAAAGTTGAAATTACCGATTTTTCCAAAATTGATAAAAATACGATTTTTCAACCCGGAGATTTTCGATTAATCAGTTACGAGTGGGGGGTTACTTATGCCGGGATGTTATTGGCTACTGAAACCTCCGGGGCTCCGAAATACGCAGGATATACAACAGAACGGCTGGAGTTTATCGCAAAGTTGCGACCTTATTTTGCGGAACTTTACAAAAAGAATCCCGAAGACCGTACTGCATTGCACTCGGTTCTGTACCCGCATGCACTTGATGATGCCGGAGCAATGTGTGCAGCAATGATAAAAACACAACAGGCCGGGTTGGAAGCGGATTTGGATCCGATGATAAAAAATTATGTAGACTACATCATGAATAAACAGTTCCGTCTTGAAGATGGAACTTTGGCTCGTAACCGACCACAACCCAATACCTTGTGGCTCGATGATTTGTTTATGAGTATTCCGGCGCTGGCACAAATGGGAAAATACACGGGCGATTCAAAATACTTCGACGAAGCGGCGCGTCAAGTGTTGCTTTTTGCCAAACGTATGTTTAATTACGAAAAAGGTTTGTTTATGCACGGCTGGGTACAGGATATGGAAGAACACCCGCAGTTTCACTGGGCACGTGCCAATGGTTGGGCCGTAATGACCCTGGTGGAATTACTGGAAGTTTTACCGGAAAATCATGCAGAATATCCGAAGATTTTGGATTTATTACAACGGCATATTCGAGGTTTGTGTAATTACCAGTCAGGAAAGGGATTCTGGCATCAGTTAATTGATCGGAATGATTCTTATCTGGAAACATCGGCAACAGCCATTTACACCTATTCAATAGCACGCGCCATCAACCGGGGCTATGTTGACGCAAAAGTGTACGGGCCCAAAATTTGTCTGGCCTGGAATGCCGTAACAACCCAGGTGAATAAACAAGGACAGGTGGAAGGAACCTGTGTGGGAACAGGAATGGGATTTGACCCCGCTTTTTATTATTACCGCCCGGTAAATGTGTATGCGGCGCATGGTTACGGACCGGTTTTGCTGGCTGGCGCTGAAATGATTCAGCTGGTAAAAACGCATAAAATTGAAATTAACGACAGCGCAATAATGTTTTATTCGGAAAATTAA
- a CDS encoding WbqC family protein, translated as MQDNKAILLSTAYFAPVQYYSMCLKYPAVYIEQFENFTKQTYRNRCVILGANGPIPLVIPVIKGRGPKTLIKDLKISYDVDWQRNHWRTIFSAYNSSPFFEFFKDDIFPFFEKKEKYLLELNMKLHETLYELLDIENETVLTSDFESVPETALNYREIISPKNKRPDVRFQPQKYTQVFSEKFDFFPNLSILDLIFNEGPNSFTVLEESWV; from the coding sequence ATGCAAGACAATAAAGCCATATTATTAAGCACAGCCTACTTCGCTCCGGTTCAATATTATTCAATGTGTTTAAAATACCCGGCGGTTTATATCGAACAATTTGAGAATTTCACCAAACAGACCTACAGAAACCGGTGTGTTATTTTAGGAGCAAATGGTCCTATTCCACTCGTTATTCCCGTAATAAAGGGCCGCGGGCCAAAAACACTGATAAAAGATTTAAAAATTTCATACGATGTCGATTGGCAACGCAACCACTGGCGAACCATTTTTTCAGCATACAACTCCTCCCCTTTTTTTGAATTTTTTAAAGATGATATTTTCCCGTTTTTTGAAAAAAAAGAAAAATACCTGCTTGAGTTAAACATGAAACTCCATGAAACACTTTATGAACTTCTGGACATTGAAAATGAAACTGTTTTGACTAGCGATTTTGAAAGTGTTCCCGAAACAGCGTTGAACTACCGGGAAATAATTTCACCCAAAAACAAGCGACCCGATGTAAGGTTCCAACCGCAAAAATACACACAGGTATTTTCTGAAAAATTTGATTTTTTTCCCAACCTTAGCATTTTAGATTTAATTTTTAATGAGGGGCCCAACAGTTTCACTGTTCTGGAAGAAAGTTGGGTATAG